The genomic window CGGGGAGGCCGGGCTTCGAGAATCTCGCCCATCTCGAGAGGCTCCCCCCGCGGGGAGCGACGCTCTATGGCATCCCGATGAAGATCGCGGGGGGGAGCGGGGCCCCGGCCCGGGTCTTTGCCGTCGTTGCGTGATCGGGGCATGGACGAGAATGCCTCAGCCCAAGCCGAGAGAGAGGTATTGGGGCTCGAGATATTCGGCGACGGGCCTATCAGCTTGACGCAGACCGTCACAATCCCTAGATTTTGATCATGACCGGCACCGCCCTCACGCTCCGCGCCTTCCACGATCTCTTCCCGGACGAGGACGCCGCGCGGGCGTGGTTTGAGCGCGCCCGCTGGCCGGACGGCCCGATCTGCCCGGTGTGCGGATGCGTCAACCGCGCCTCCTGGCTGCGGACGATCCGCCGCTGGCAATGCACCGCCTGCAACCGGCAGTTCTCGGTCACCGCTGGCACGCCGATGCACCGCACCCACCTGCCGATGCTCACCTGGGCGCAGGCCATCTACCTCATCGTCGCGTCGAGCAAGGGCATCTCCGCCGTGAAGCTCTCGGAGATGCTGGGCGTATCCTACGAGACGGCGTGGCACCTCGGCCACCGCATCCGCGCCATGATGGCCGAGGATAGCCCATTGCTGTCCAACCTCGCCGAGATCGACAAGACCCATGCCGGAGCGCCGCCGCAAAAGCGCGCCAAGCCGGAACGCGAGGGCGGCGTTGGGCGCACGCTGCCTTACCGCTTTCTCCCAGGAACCGCCTGATGGCCCGCACCAAGCCCGAGCATCCGCCCGTCCATCGGACCGACCTGTTGCCGTCGAACCTGACGGCCAGCAAAGAGGCGGCCGTGCGCGCGCTGCTTAGAGCCTACCGCCGGGGTGCGGTGCTGCTGGGCCGGGAACAGTGGCGGCTCTTCTTTCAGACGGGCCGCTTTGAGAAGAACCACGACGTGGACAAGGTCACCTTCGCCGCCGTCATCGGCGCGGCCAACCGCGTCCAGATGGCCCGCTGGCAGGTCGTCGGGCAGCTCCAGGGCTGGATCCGCAACCGGGCCAATGAGTTTCGAGACCTGGTCAACCACAGCACGCTGACACCCGCCACCAAGCAGATGCTCCACGCCATCAACGGCCTGGGCGCGTGGTTCCGGCGCGGCGAGGTGGCGAGGAGAGAGACGGGCGAGGTGATTCCGGTTTCCGTGCGACGGCTGGCGCGCGCCATGATGCGCCACTGCATGGCGCGGCATCGCCGCCCGGACCTCTCGCGCATCTCCATGCGCCTCGACCACCGCGCAGGGAGCATCGCCCGCCCCATCCAGGCGACGCAGGGTGGCAGGGTCGGCTGGTGGGTGAGCCTCTCCACGCTCGAGAAGGGGCGCAAGATCGCCATCCCGCTGCTTACCTACGACTACCATGCCAAGCGTCCTGGCCGCGTGACCAACGGCATCCAGGTGAACGAGCGCGAGGGTCGCCTGAGCTTCGGCGTGGTGACCGACATGGGCGAGGTCTGCGCCAAAAGCCGCGCCGCCTACGACGGCCACGGCGCGCTGGCGCTTGATTTTGGGCTGTCCACGCTCTTGGCCACATCCGACGGCCGGCTGCTCGGCCAGGGCTGGCTCAAGCGGCTCAAGCGGTACGACGCGCTGCTTGCCTTGATCGCGGCCAGCCAGCAGCGTGCCGGACGCAGGCCACGCGAGAGCCAGCGGTATCGGGCGCTGGTGGAGGATGTGCGCGGCTTCCTTCGCACCGAGGTCGGCCGCGTGCTCAACCGCCTTGTCGAGCAGGGCAAGCCCAAGGAGTTGGTGCTGGAGCGGCTCGACTTCCGCCACTCCGACCTCTCAAGGCGGCTCAACGCGATCCTGCGCAACTGCGGACGCTCGATCGTCCAGGAGAAGTTGCGCGACCTGGAGGAGCGCTTCGGAATCCCCTCCGCCGAGGTCAACGCCGCATACACCTCTCAGGCATGTTCCGGTTGCGGCTATGTGGACAAGCGGAACCGCCGCGACCAGAAGACCTTCGTCTGCCTTTGGTGCGGTCACCAAATGCACGCCGACCTCAATGCGGCGGCCAACATCGAAGCGCGCCGTGCGCGCCCCAATGGTTGGCTCTTCCAGGGGAAGGCTGCGGTCCTTGCCGAGCTCGTGCGCGAGTTCGGGGAGCGACCTGTCCGGGCGCTGAGCCTGGGCAGAACCGGGAGCCGGGGTGCCCCCGCCGACCCACGATCCACCAATCCCTACTTCGGTGGAGTGCCGTTGCCCGTGGTGAGGTCATCCGAACGCCGCGAGGCGTCCATGAAATCGCCCGATACTCCAGCCCTTGTGGCTGCCTGAGTCAACGCGATAGTACCCTTCGGCGAGACCCCACTTGCCCCCCTCGCGGCCCAGGCCCGATTCGCGGACCCCGCCAAAGGGAGCCTGGGCGGTCGAAGGGAGGGCGTCATTGACGCCGATGATTCCGTAGGGGATCTCCTCGGCGAAGCGGAAGGCCCGACCGAGGTCGCGGGTCCACAGGTAGGCGGCCAGGCCCGCCCGGCCGCGGCGGGCGGCGGCCAGCGCCTCCTCCTCGCTCTCGAAGAGGCAGAGGGGGGCGACCGGGCCGAAGGTCTCCTCCTCCAGGATGCGGGCATCAGGAGGCACTTCGGTGAGGAGGGTCGGAGGAAAGAAGAGGCCGCAGGTCGGACCTCCGAGCAGGGTTCTGGCTCCCCGGCTCCGGGCGTCCGCCACGAGCTCCGCGACCTTGGCCAAGCCCTGCGCGTTCACGAGCGGACCCACTTGGGTTGCCTCCTCGAGGGGATCTCCCGACCGGAGCGAGGCGACCTTCTCGGTGAAGAGGCGCAGGAAGGCGGGAGCGATCTCCTTCTGGAGGTAGAAGGCGTTTGCCGCAACACAGCTCTGCCCGCCATTCCGGAACTTGGCGGTGATCGCCCCGTCGGCCGCCTTCCCAAGATCGGCATCGGCAAAGACGAGGAAGGGGGCGCCACCGCCGAGCTCGAGGCTCACCCGCTTGAGAGTTGCCGCACTCCGCGGGTAGAGCCGCTTTCCTACGGGAGTGCTTCCCGTAAAGGTGAGCTTGCGGATGCGGGGATCATCCAGCAAGGGCTCAGAGAGGGCTTCGGGATCGGAGCTGGGGAGGACCTGGAAGGTCGCGGGCCATCCCCCGGACTCTTCCCAGAGCTTGGCCAGAAAGAGGGCGGTGAGCGGGCTCGCCTCGGCGGGCTTGAGCACGAAGGGGCAGCCGGCGGCGAGCGCGGGGGCCACCTTCCGGGTCACCATCGCGGCGGGGAAGTTCCACGGGGTGATCCCGTAGACGGGCCCGACGGGCGCGTAGCGGATGAAAATGCGCTTCTGCGGGTGCTGGCTCGGAACGGTCTCTCCGTAGATCCGCTTGGCCTCTTCGGCATACCAGTCGAGGAAGCTGGCCGCGTAGAGAATCTCCCGCCTGCCCTCGGCGAGGGGCTTGCCCATCTCCTGAGCCATCGTTCGGGCGAGCGCCTCCGCATGGGAGAGGATCGCCTCGCGCCACTTCCGGAGGAGGTCGGAACGGAGGTAAGGGGTTGCCGATCGCCACGCGGGGAAGATCTGCGCCGCCGCCTCGATTGCGGCTCGGGCCTCCTTCGCATTGCAGTCGGCGATCTCCGCGAGCAGGGTGCCGGTCGCCGGGCTTCTCACCGGGAAGGTCCGCGCGGTCTCGATCCAGGAGCCGGCGACAAACGCCTGGGAGAGATCGGCAAGGGATGGATCCATAGGGGCTCCGGGCGGAAAGGGAGAGGGTAGCTTCCCCGCAAGCGTAGAGGAAAATGGCTCGCTCGGCGAGCGCAAAGCCGCCGCCTAGCTCTCCGCCGGTGCTCGGGAGGAAGCGGGCCGGTGGAGGTGGGCATAGGCGGGCCGCGTCTGGAGGCGATGGTCGCCGACCGCTCCGCCCACGGTGAAGTGATAGAGGCTCTGCCACGGGAGCCCGCGAATGCCGACGAGCTCGTGGAGGCCATCGTCGAAGTAGCAGCCGATCCCGGTTCCGCGGAGCCCTGCCGCTTCGGCACCCAGGTAGAGGAACTGGCCGATGAGCCCGCATTCCCAGAAGAGGCGCGGATAGAGCCAGGGATGATCGTGGATGCGGGAGAGGTCGGCAAGCATGGCCAGGGCAAAGCAGCCTCCGGAAGCGATGGTCTGAAAGCAGCTGATCTTGGCCACCAGCTCCCGGAAGTCGCCCTCCACGAGGCGGAAGAAGGGAAATGCTCGTGGAACGCCGGGTGGCGGCTGCCAGGCGAACTCTGGGCGCAGCTCGTGGCGGAGAGAGGCTTCGTGGGCGGCCGAGCGGAGGAGGAGGTAGAGTCCAGGGACCAAGCCCTCGACCCGATGGACGAAGACAACGAGGGAGACCCGAGGGTGCCAGGGAAGAACGGCGAAGGGAAAGGCGGCTGGCCCGGGCAGGAGCTGGGAGAGGATGTGCAGAAAAGCCTCCCGGGAGATCGAGGTCTTTCCGTCCATCGCCATTGCGCTCCGCCGCCGGCGGACGAGAGCGCCCGCCCCTTGGGAGGAGGGCGGCGAGACGTGCGAGGAGGAGAGGGCCGCGGCCCCTTCCTCTCCCGACCATCCACCGGGGTAGAGGGTGGAGGCGATCGCCCCTTCCAGGAGCGGCCAGGGGAGGTGGTCTGTCGAAAGGCGGTTGGGATGCCCCAGCGGAGGCTCGTCCCGCAGGGCGCTGAGCAGCGTATCGGGAAGGCGAAAGGCCCGGGTCTGCGCATCCAGGCGGGTCTCCCGGCCTGGAGAGATGGCCAGCACGCAGTCGGCGTGCTCCGCTTCCGGCCCTCGCTGGCTTTCGGTCGCGAGGATCCGCGCCAGCTCGGGCGACCCCACCGCCGGCAGGATGGACGCCTGCCATCCCCGCATCCTGGCGGAAAGCGCGAGGGCGCCAATCGCATGCCCCAGGTCATGGTGGCAATAGCGGTAGGCCCGCTCGCCATATTTCCACGCCTCGCGCCAGTAGATCGAGGTGAGCGCCACCAGGAAGGTTCCCGGAGGAAAGCGGGCGACGATCTCCTCCCATGGGCCGGATTCGAGCCAGCGGCGAGCCTCGAGGCTGTGCTGGAGGGGGGAGTAGTGGAAGACCCCGGCGCTCGGGTTCCCGGGGAGCGGGGGAAGAAGGAGGTAGGCTTCGGTCGGATGGAGGTTTCCGCTCGAAGGATTGACGCGCAGCGACCAGGGTGGGGAGTGGGGAGCCTGCTTCCAAGCCGAAAGGGCGAGGCTCTCGAAGAGGAAGCGGCTCAGAGACTCCCAGGAAAGCGGTATGGCCTCCGGGGCCTCGTCGAAGAGACGGTCGTAGGGGGGGCCCGCTTCTTCAGAAGGGAGAGGGAGCGGGATCTCCGGGCTGCCCTCGAAGCGGCGGAAGGGGTCGGGCTGGGTCTCCCAGTCGAGGAAGCCTGGTCCATCCGCATAGCCCGAAAAGGAGTGCTTGGAGGCGGCATGGTAGGCGAGGATCGAGGAGCCCATCGGATCGCTTCCAAAGTTGGGGAGAAGGGCCCAAAAAGCAATCGACTCGTTCCTCGGGCCCGGTGGCGCGCGGGCCTACCGGGAGACCTTCCGCCAATGAAGCCGCTCGAGCATCCCGGAGGGGATCAGGCTCTTGATGAGGCTTGAGCGGCCATGGCGGCGGAGCTCCTGGTCGAGAACTTCCTGGCTCGTCAACCAGTTGACCATCAGGACGCGCCGCTCCCCTTCGAAGAGCCGGTGCCCATGAAAGGAGCGGTCGGAGCGGCGAAAGAGAAGGAGCGTCCCCCACTCGGGAGAGAGCTCGACGGCCACATCGTCGATGTTCGAGCTGCGCAGCAGCCGGAGCCGCCCGCTATCCGCTTCCCAGCGGCTGTTGAGATAGAGCAAGAGGGTAAGGATCTTGGTCTCCGAATCGGTGTGAACCTGACCGTCGCGCGGCCCGCAGCGACCTCGGACGGTCACCAAGGCGGGCTTCCCTTCCAACGGCACCGCGAACTTTTGGGAGACGGCGTCGCGGAAGGAAGGGGCTTGGAGATCCTCCAGGAGGGCGGCGAAGAGTGGACCGTAGCGAAGCACCTGGACCGGAAAGACGCCCGGCTTGTCGATCGCGGGAAACTCCTTTTCGAAGGACGCCCGAAGATCGGCGGGCAGGAAATCCCGGACGAGGACATGCTCGAAGGGATCGGCGACCAAGGGCGCCGAAGTGAATGCCTCGAAGCGGACAAGGTTGGGCATGCGGTCCGTCCCTTCCTCGCGCCCGTAATCGGCTGGCACTCGGGCAGCGATCAGGGAAGATCGTAATTCCACCCCCCGGAAGGGGGCCAATGAAATTTCGTTCCTGTAGGATCAAGGGAATGGAAGGGGACGGAGAAGAAGGGCGAGAGCCGGCTCTCCTCTGGCCAACGACGGTCGAGGAGCTGGTTATTCTCCAGGAGAGCCTCGGCCAAGCAGAAGAGGAAATGTGGAAGCCGCCCGCCCGGCCGCTTCTGGTCGCCGGATGCTTCCTGTGCTTTTCGCGGGGAAGGCGGGGCCCCGGGCATGCGGGGGAGGCGGGTTGGGCTGCGGCGGCGCTCGTCCAGTCGGGCAGGCTGCTGGGTGCAGGAGTGGCCAGAGGGGTGGCAAGCGTCCCTTACGAGCCGGGGCTCCTGGCGCTGCGGGAGGGCTCGCTGCTCGAAGAAGCGATCCGAAGGCTCCCGGATCGGCCGGAGCTCCTGCTGGTCGACGCGACCGGCCGTGACCATCCACGGGGAGCCGGCCTGGCGCTCCATCTCGGGGCCAAGCTCGGCCTTCCCTCGGTGGGAGTGACCCGCAACCCGCTCTTGGCTTGCGGAAGGCCGCCGGGGGAGCCCCGCGGATCGCTCTCGGCTCTCTGGTTGGGAGGAAGCGTCGTCGCCTATTGGGTGCGGACCCAGGAGGGCAAGGCACCGCTGGTGGCCCATGCGGGCTGGAGGACGGAGCCAGAGGCGGCCGCGGAGCTTCTCTTGGCGCTGAGCCCTCGCTACCGCACGCCTGAGCCCTTGCGGCAGGCGCGCAGGCTCGCGCGCGAGGCGCGAGCCCTGGAGGGGAGCCGCGGAGGGAGGGACTAAGGGAGCTTCCCTTGCCCACGACCATCCTCTTCTTCGGTCAATGTCCGGATCCCGGGAAGCATGGGAAGGCGCATTCCGTGGTCGAGGCCGCCGATTTGATTTGGCCGTTGCGAAGCAGCAAGCTTTCCCGGATGGGACGGTGGAAGGCTTGCCAGGGGAAGAGCCCGACGCTAGGTTGTTCGCATGAGTCAGGAGTTCTCGATGAAAGAGCTCTTCGGCACGTTCCTGGGAGACGGCGATGAGGCCAATGCCTTCCGTTTTAACGAAATAGAGGCCAAGCTCGCCTTACACGGCCGGGTCATCTTCGATTTTGATGGTGTCACGAACATGAACGAATCGTTTGCCCACGCGCTTTTCGGCAATCTGGCCGAGGACCATCCCGACGATCTGGTCGATCGGGTCCGGTTCAAGAATTGCTCTCCATTGATTCGGGGCTTCCTCGTCTCGGCCGTTGCGCACGGGATCGAGCGAGGAAAGCGGCTGGCACGCTCGGAGAAAGAGGGAAAGCCGCGCGAGGCCCTGCCAACGGTGGAGGCTTGCGGGGAACCCGCCTTCGGTCCGTGAGCCGGCTGTGGGGTTCGAACCCACGACCCGCAGTTTACAAAACTGCTGCTCTGCCGCTGAGCTAAGCCGGCGAAGAGATGGGGAACGCCTTGATCGTAGGTTGGCGGCGGGGCGATGTCAAATGGCCGCACCTCTCGCGGCTACCCGCCAGGTACTCGGGGAAACCCGGTATGGAAAAGGGAGGGAAACCCCTACCGCAGGTATCGGCCGAATTTCACCAAGGGCTTTTGACAAGCCGTTCGGGATTTAGCTAAAGTGTACCATTCTTGCAATTGCGCTGATTGGGGAAAGAGGAATGGAAAAAAACGGGGAGAGACCGAAGAGGAGAAAGAAGAAGAAAGACGATCCCTCCCCCTCCCCTGAAGCGAAGCCTTCGTCCCCGAAGCCGCAATCCTTGGCGCACAGCCTCTTTTCGAGCTGGCTGTCGCGTTTCCCTTGCCGCCGGATCCACGAGTAAGGCCAGGCTGGGTCCATAGTGGCCGGCGGCCACGCGGCGGAACGCCGATTTGCTCTTGCGTCGGAGCGGGGATCGCGTTTTGGATGCGTTCATGACCCGGCTTTCGCCCTCGGAGAAGGAGGAGCAGCGGCGGCTGCTTCGGTTGAGGCTGGCCGCACGGAGCCAAGAGGAGCGAGCGGCCGCAAGCCTGCGGCTCGCGGACCGGCTGCCGTGCCTTCCCGAGTGGGGAGCGGTCCGGCGCGTGGCACTCTACGCCTCGCTTTCCAGCGAGCCGGACACCGATCTTCTCTTCCCGCGAGCTCGGGCGGAGGGCAAGCGGGTCTTCTATCCCTTCTTTCGGGGTGCCGGCCGGAGCCTCGGTTTCGCCGAGGTCGACGCGGTCGAATCGCTGCGGCCGGGTCCGCTCCGGTTTCGGGAGCCTCCTCCGTCGGGAGGGGACGGGAAGGTCGAGGTCGATCTCTTGCTCATTCCCGGGCTCGGGTTCGACCGGGAGGGGATGAGGTTGGGGCGGGGGAGCGGCTATTACGACCGGACGCTGGCGGAGACCCGTGCCCAGATCCTGCGGGTCGGTTACTTCTTTTCCTGGCAGGAGCTCTCCAAGGTGGCTGCAGAAGGGCACGACGAGCGGCTTGACGTCGTGATCACGGAAAAGGAGACGATTCGGATTCGGACGGAGTAACCAGCCAGGGAGAGGGCGATGGCGGGGGAGTTTCTCACGGGTCGGGTGGCGATCGTCACCGGTGGAAGCAGCGGCATCGGGAGGGCGGTGGCGCTCGGGCTTTCGGGACAGGGCGCGTCGGTCGTGGTGGCCGCGCGGAGGGGGGAGGCGTGTGAAGCGGTAGCACGGCTTTGCGGGGAGACGGGAGGAGAGGGGATCGCGATCCCGACCGACGTGCGGCGGGAGGAGGAGTGCGAGCGGCTGGTCGAGCGAGCCGCGGCCTGGCGGGGAAGGCTCGACATCCTGGTCAACAGTGCGGGCATCGGACGGTTCGCTCCGGTCGCCTCGCTTTCGACGGCTGATCTGCGAGAGATGGTCGATACCAATCTCCATGGGACGTTCTGGTGCAGCCGGGCGGCTTTCCCAAGGATCGCGTCTGCGGGAGGGGGCCTGATCTGCAACATTGCCTCGCTCGCGGGCGTGGACGCTTGGGCCGGGACCGGCGGGTATAGCGCAACGAAGTTTGGCATCGTCGGGCTGACGCGCGCCCTGGCCGACGAGGGGAGGGAAAAGGGGGTGAAGGCGGTCGCGATCTGCCCCGCTCTGGTCGCGACACCGATGACGGGCGTATCGGGAGCCGATTACCTCCAGCCGGAGGACATCGCGGAAACGGTGCTCTACCTCCTCCGGCTCTCTCCGGCCGCCTGGCCGGGCGAGATCGTCCTCGGGCGACGGGGTGCGGAATAGGCTCGGGCGCTCTCCGGGGCAAAAAGCGGTGGCGCTTTTGGTCGGGCGAGGTAATCTCGGGCGTAGATGCCTTCTTCCAAGCTCGATCCACTGACTGAAGAGCCGGGCGAGGAACAAAGTGGAGCCTTCCAGGCGAACACGCGGGTCGTCCTGGCGCTCTGCCTGGCGGCACTGGGCATCTGGACCACCCGGGGCTTCCTGGTCTCCATGTCCTGGGCGCTGGTCATTGCCGTTGCGTCCTGGCCCCTCTATCGCTGGCTCCGGTTGCGCGCGCCCCAATGGATGCGCGGAATCGTCCTGCCGCTGATCTTCACCCTCGTCATCGGCGTCGCGCTGATCGGGCCGCTGACCTACGCGGCAATCAAGCTCGGGGAAGAGGCGCGGATCTTGGCGCGCTGGCTGACTTCGATTCAGAAATCGGGGCTGCCGGCCCCGGACTGGCTCAACCGGATCCCGGCGGTCGGGACCTGGCTCTTCTCGACCTGGAACTCCTCTTTGGGGAGTCCCGGCGCGGCGGAGATGACTCTCGGGCACCTGGACCCGGCTTTCATTCTGCGCTGGACGCGAACGCTAGGGGTCCAGATGCTGCGGCGGGCGGAGGTGCTCGCCTTTACCTTGCTGACCCTCTTTTTCCTCTATCGGGACGGCGAAGCCTTGGGGAAGCAGGCGCTCCGGTTTGCCCGGCGGCTGGTGGGCAGCGTGGGGGTCGAGTACGCG from Methylacidimicrobium sp. B4 includes these protein-coding regions:
- a CDS encoding transposase; translated protein: MTGTALTLRAFHDLFPDEDAARAWFERARWPDGPICPVCGCVNRASWLRTIRRWQCTACNRQFSVTAGTPMHRTHLPMLTWAQAIYLIVASSKGISAVKLSEMLGVSYETAWHLGHRIRAMMAEDSPLLSNLAEIDKTHAGAPPQKRAKPEREGGVGRTLPYRFLPGTA
- a CDS encoding zinc ribbon domain-containing protein, translated to MARTKPEHPPVHRTDLLPSNLTASKEAAVRALLRAYRRGAVLLGREQWRLFFQTGRFEKNHDVDKVTFAAVIGAANRVQMARWQVVGQLQGWIRNRANEFRDLVNHSTLTPATKQMLHAINGLGAWFRRGEVARRETGEVIPVSVRRLARAMMRHCMARHRRPDLSRISMRLDHRAGSIARPIQATQGGRVGWWVSLSTLEKGRKIAIPLLTYDYHAKRPGRVTNGIQVNEREGRLSFGVVTDMGEVCAKSRAAYDGHGALALDFGLSTLLATSDGRLLGQGWLKRLKRYDALLALIAASQQRAGRRPRESQRYRALVEDVRGFLRTEVGRVLNRLVEQGKPKELVLERLDFRHSDLSRRLNAILRNCGRSIVQEKLRDLEERFGIPSAEVNAAYTSQACSGCGYVDKRNRRDQKTFVCLWCGHQMHADLNAAANIEARRARPNGWLFQGKAAVLAELVREFGERPVRALSLGRTGSRGAPADPRSTNPYFGGVPLPVVRSSERREASMKSPDTPALVAA
- a CDS encoding NAD-dependent succinate-semialdehyde dehydrogenase, giving the protein MDPSLADLSQAFVAGSWIETARTFPVRSPATGTLLAEIADCNAKEARAAIEAAAQIFPAWRSATPYLRSDLLRKWREAILSHAEALARTMAQEMGKPLAEGRREILYAASFLDWYAEEAKRIYGETVPSQHPQKRIFIRYAPVGPVYGITPWNFPAAMVTRKVAPALAAGCPFVLKPAEASPLTALFLAKLWEESGGWPATFQVLPSSDPEALSEPLLDDPRIRKLTFTGSTPVGKRLYPRSAATLKRVSLELGGGAPFLVFADADLGKAADGAITAKFRNGGQSCVAANAFYLQKEIAPAFLRLFTEKVASLRSGDPLEEATQVGPLVNAQGLAKVAELVADARSRGARTLLGGPTCGLFFPPTLLTEVPPDARILEEETFGPVAPLCLFESEEEALAAARRGRAGLAAYLWTRDLGRAFRFAEEIPYGIIGVNDALPSTAQAPFGGVRESGLGREGGKWGLAEGYYRVDSGSHKGWSIGRFHGRLAAFG
- a CDS encoding SagB/ThcOx family dehydrogenase, whose amino-acid sequence is MGSSILAYHAASKHSFSGYADGPGFLDWETQPDPFRRFEGSPEIPLPLPSEEAGPPYDRLFDEAPEAIPLSWESLSRFLFESLALSAWKQAPHSPPWSLRVNPSSGNLHPTEAYLLLPPLPGNPSAGVFHYSPLQHSLEARRWLESGPWEEIVARFPPGTFLVALTSIYWREAWKYGERAYRYCHHDLGHAIGALALSARMRGWQASILPAVGSPELARILATESQRGPEAEHADCVLAISPGRETRLDAQTRAFRLPDTLLSALRDEPPLGHPNRLSTDHLPWPLLEGAIASTLYPGGWSGEEGAAALSSSHVSPPSSQGAGALVRRRRSAMAMDGKTSISREAFLHILSQLLPGPAAFPFAVLPWHPRVSLVVFVHRVEGLVPGLYLLLRSAAHEASLRHELRPEFAWQPPPGVPRAFPFFRLVEGDFRELVAKISCFQTIASGGCFALAMLADLSRIHDHPWLYPRLFWECGLIGQFLYLGAEAAGLRGTGIGCYFDDGLHELVGIRGLPWQSLYHFTVGGAVGDHRLQTRPAYAHLHRPASSRAPAES
- a CDS encoding 2OG-Fe(II) oxygenase — its product is MPNLVRFEAFTSAPLVADPFEHVLVRDFLPADLRASFEKEFPAIDKPGVFPVQVLRYGPLFAALLEDLQAPSFRDAVSQKFAVPLEGKPALVTVRGRCGPRDGQVHTDSETKILTLLLYLNSRWEADSGRLRLLRSSNIDDVAVELSPEWGTLLLFRRSDRSFHGHRLFEGERRVLMVNWLTSQEVLDQELRRHGRSSLIKSLIPSGMLERLHWRKVSR
- a CDS encoding endonuclease V; its protein translation is MEGDGEEGREPALLWPTTVEELVILQESLGQAEEEMWKPPARPLLVAGCFLCFSRGRRGPGHAGEAGWAAAALVQSGRLLGAGVARGVASVPYEPGLLALREGSLLEEAIRRLPDRPELLLVDATGRDHPRGAGLALHLGAKLGLPSVGVTRNPLLACGRPPGEPRGSLSALWLGGSVVAYWVRTQEGKAPLVAHAGWRTEPEAAAELLLALSPRYRTPEPLRQARRLAREARALEGSRGGRD
- a CDS encoding STAS-like domain-containing protein, with translation MKELFGTFLGDGDEANAFRFNEIEAKLALHGRVIFDFDGVTNMNESFAHALFGNLAEDHPDDLVDRVRFKNCSPLIRGFLVSAVAHGIERGKRLARSEKEGKPREALPTVEACGEPAFGP
- a CDS encoding 5-formyltetrahydrofolate cyclo-ligase; the protein is MTRLSPSEKEEQRRLLRLRLAARSQEERAAASLRLADRLPCLPEWGAVRRVALYASLSSEPDTDLLFPRARAEGKRVFYPFFRGAGRSLGFAEVDAVESLRPGPLRFREPPPSGGDGKVEVDLLLIPGLGFDREGMRLGRGSGYYDRTLAETRAQILRVGYFFSWQELSKVAAEGHDERLDVVITEKETIRIRTE
- a CDS encoding SDR family oxidoreductase produces the protein MAGEFLTGRVAIVTGGSSGIGRAVALGLSGQGASVVVAARRGEACEAVARLCGETGGEGIAIPTDVRREEECERLVERAAAWRGRLDILVNSAGIGRFAPVASLSTADLREMVDTNLHGTFWCSRAAFPRIASAGGGLICNIASLAGVDAWAGTGGYSATKFGIVGLTRALADEGREKGVKAVAICPALVATPMTGVSGADYLQPEDIAETVLYLLRLSPAAWPGEIVLGRRGAE
- a CDS encoding AI-2E family transporter; its protein translation is MPSSKLDPLTEEPGEEQSGAFQANTRVVLALCLAALGIWTTRGFLVSMSWALVIAVASWPLYRWLRLRAPQWMRGIVLPLIFTLVIGVALIGPLTYAAIKLGEEARILARWLTSIQKSGLPAPDWLNRIPAVGTWLFSTWNSSLGSPGAAEMTLGHLDPAFILRWTRTLGVQMLRRAEVLAFTLLTLFFLYRDGEALGKQALRFARRLVGSVGVEYARHCVSAIRATVNGLVLVSIGEGILLGVAYAVAGITDPVTLGGLTGILAMVPFLAPLVFGGVSIMLYAQGSVLTAIGIFLFGSLVLFVADHFIRPGLIGGAAHLPFFWVLLGTLGGITSFGLLGLFLGPTVIAALLAAWYDFIGRAAEE